One genomic segment of Acinetobacter sp. C26M includes these proteins:
- the infA gene encoding translation initiation factor IF-1 — MANKEELIEFEGVVTETLPNTMFRVRLENGHEVIAHISGKMRKHYIRILTGDSVKVEMTPYDLTKGRITYRAR; from the coding sequence ATGGCCAATAAAGAGGAACTCATTGAGTTCGAAGGCGTTGTCACCGAAACGCTTCCTAATACGATGTTCCGTGTACGTTTAGAAAACGGTCACGAAGTTATTGCTCACATTTCTGGTAAAATGCGTAAACACTATATTCGTATTTTGACAGGTGACAGTGTTAAAGTTGAAATGACACCTTATGATTTAACTAAGGGTCGTATCACTTATCGTGCGCGCTAA
- a CDS encoding lysozyme inhibitor LprI family protein, whose amino-acid sequence MRKIIFGLICGAMATLSYADNCDNARNTYDDIYCTNKIYASADADLNKNYQQLRKQLNDTQQKILKKSQLAWIRHRDAECTDDVQSSVNVQCRLTTTQERNNWLQERIRECQTVGCKTTRLSE is encoded by the coding sequence ATGCGCAAAATAATATTTGGCTTGATCTGTGGGGCAATGGCGACATTGAGCTATGCAGATAATTGCGACAATGCTCGCAACACTTATGATGATATCTACTGTACCAATAAAATTTATGCCAGTGCTGATGCCGATTTAAATAAAAACTATCAGCAATTGCGTAAGCAACTGAACGACACACAACAAAAAATTTTGAAAAAATCGCAACTGGCCTGGATTCGCCATCGTGATGCAGAATGTACTGATGATGTACAAAGTTCAGTTAATGTTCAGTGCCGTTTAACCACGACCCAAGAGCGTAATAATTGGTTGCAAGAACGTATACGTGAATGCCAGACGGTGGGCTGTAAAACCACACGCCTAAGTGAATAA
- the leuB gene encoding 3-isopropylmalate dehydrogenase, translating to MSKHILILAGDGIGPEIVAAAEKVLTKVNDKFNLGLTWEHGLLGGSAIDAHGEPYPTVTSEQAKKADAILLGAVGGPKWDTIERSIRPERGLLKIRSELNLFANLRPAILYPQLADASSLKPEIVAGLDILIVRELTGGIYFGQPRGIRELENGEKQGYNTDVYSESEIKRIAKVAFELAGLRGGKVCSVDKANVLEVTELWKQTVTDIQQAQYSNIQLSHMYVDNAAMQLVRAPKQFDVIVTGNLFGDILSDEAAMLTGSIGMLPSASLDENGKGMYEPCHGSAPDIAGQNIANPLATVLSVAMMLRYTFREEAAAKAIEDAVGQVLDQGVRTADIMSEGMSKVGTDAMGEAVVKALN from the coding sequence ATGTCTAAGCATATTTTAATTTTAGCGGGTGATGGCATTGGTCCTGAAATCGTAGCTGCTGCTGAAAAGGTTTTAACCAAGGTCAATGATAAATTTAATCTAGGTTTGACATGGGAACATGGTTTACTGGGTGGCTCAGCAATTGATGCACATGGGGAACCGTACCCAACTGTGACCAGTGAACAGGCAAAAAAAGCGGATGCGATTTTACTTGGTGCTGTTGGTGGGCCTAAGTGGGATACCATCGAACGCTCAATCCGCCCTGAACGTGGCTTATTAAAAATTCGTAGCGAATTAAACTTATTTGCTAATTTACGTCCTGCAATTCTGTACCCGCAATTGGCAGATGCTTCAAGCTTGAAGCCAGAAATTGTTGCAGGCCTTGATATTTTGATTGTTCGTGAATTAACAGGTGGGATCTACTTTGGTCAACCACGTGGTATTCGAGAACTTGAAAATGGTGAAAAGCAGGGTTATAACACTGACGTTTATTCAGAAAGTGAAATCAAGCGCATCGCTAAAGTTGCTTTTGAACTGGCTGGATTACGTGGTGGTAAAGTATGTTCAGTAGATAAAGCTAACGTACTTGAAGTGACGGAGTTGTGGAAGCAAACGGTTACGGATATACAGCAAGCACAGTATTCAAATATTCAGTTGTCGCATATGTATGTGGATAATGCTGCGATGCAATTGGTTCGTGCTCCAAAGCAATTTGACGTGATCGTCACAGGCAATTTGTTTGGCGATATCTTGTCTGATGAAGCCGCGATGTTAACCGGTTCAATCGGTATGTTGCCATCTGCGTCTTTAGATGAAAATGGCAAAGGGATGTACGAACCATGTCATGGTTCTGCGCCAGATATCGCAGGTCAAAATATTGCTAACCCACTCGCAACAGTGCTTTCAGTAGCGATGATGTTGCGTTATACCTTCCGTGAGGAAGCTGCTGCGAAAGCGATTGAAGATGCAGTCGGTCAGGTTTTAGATCAAGGCGTACGTACTGCCGATATCATGTCAGAAGGTATGAGCAAGGTCGGTACTGATGCGATGGGCGAAGCTGTAGTGAAAGCATTGAACTAA
- the leuD gene encoding 3-isopropylmalate dehydratase small subunit, producing MEKYTVEQGVVGPLDRANVDTDLIIPKQFLKSIKRTGFGDNLFDELRYLDEGYLGQDISKRPKNPDFVLNQPRYQGSSILLARTNFGCGSSREHAPWALNEYGFRTVIAPSFADIFFNNCFKNGMLPVILSEQTVDQLFKECAETEGYQLTIDLEAQEVRTPAGEAFKFEIDPFRKHCLLNGLDDIGLTLQVADDIRAFEEKAKQARPWVFQDIQA from the coding sequence ATGGAAAAATACACTGTAGAGCAAGGTGTTGTTGGGCCTTTAGATCGTGCCAATGTTGATACGGATTTAATCATTCCAAAACAGTTTTTGAAGTCGATTAAGCGGACAGGTTTTGGCGACAACTTATTTGATGAATTGCGTTATTTGGATGAAGGTTATTTAGGCCAAGACATTAGTAAACGTCCAAAGAATCCTGATTTCGTGTTAAATCAACCGCGCTATCAAGGTTCAAGTATTTTATTGGCGCGCACCAATTTTGGTTGTGGTTCAAGCCGTGAGCATGCGCCATGGGCATTGAATGAATACGGATTCCGTACCGTAATTGCGCCTAGCTTTGCCGATATTTTCTTTAATAACTGCTTTAAAAATGGCATGTTACCTGTGATCTTATCTGAACAGACTGTGGATCAGTTATTTAAAGAGTGTGCCGAAACAGAAGGTTATCAACTTACGATTGATTTAGAAGCACAGGAAGTTCGTACGCCCGCAGGTGAAGCATTTAAGTTTGAAATCGATCCATTCCGTAAACATTGCTTATTGAATGGTTTGGATGATATTGGTTTAACTTTACAGGTTGCAGATGATATTCGTGCTTTTGAAGAGAAAGCAAAACAAGCACGTCCTTGGGTATTTCAGGATATTCAAGCCTAA
- the leuC gene encoding 3-isopropylmalate dehydratase large subunit produces the protein MAGKTQTGKTLYDKLWDDHLVKQRDDGSSLIYIDRHLLHEVTSPQAFEGLQLADRQPWRLSANVATPDHNVPTSKKEREQGIAGIEDDTSRIQVQTLDDNCKTFNIVEFGINDIRQGIAHVVGPEQGLTLPGMTVVCGDSHTATHGAFGCLAHGIGTSEVEHVLATQCLVQKKSKNMLVRVDGVLGKGVTSKDVVLAIIGKIGTAGGTGYAIEFGGQVFRDMSIEGRMTVCNMAIEAGARVGMVAVDDKTIAYVKDRNYAPKGEQWDQAVEYWNTLHSDDDAIFDAVVVLNGAEIEPQVSWGTSPEMVIPVSQAVPTLEQAKDDVQRNDWTRAYQYMGLTAGQALADIQLDRVFIGSCTNSRIEDIRAAADVVKGRKVASSIKQAMIVPGSGLVKQQAEQEGLDQIFLAAGFEWREPGCSMCLAMNADKLQPGEHCASTSNRNFEGRQGNGGRTHLVSPAMAAAAAIAGHFVDVRSF, from the coding sequence ATGGCAGGCAAGACCCAAACAGGCAAAACCTTGTATGACAAGTTATGGGATGACCATTTAGTAAAACAACGTGATGATGGTTCGAGCTTAATTTATATCGATCGCCATTTATTACATGAAGTGACCAGTCCTCAAGCTTTCGAAGGCTTACAGCTTGCTGATCGTCAACCTTGGCGTTTAAGTGCCAACGTTGCAACACCTGACCATAATGTACCCACCTCTAAAAAAGAACGTGAACAGGGGATTGCAGGGATTGAGGACGATACCTCGCGTATTCAAGTACAAACCTTAGATGACAATTGCAAAACCTTTAATATCGTTGAGTTTGGTATCAATGATATCCGTCAAGGGATTGCCCATGTGGTTGGCCCAGAGCAAGGTTTGACTTTACCTGGTATGACCGTAGTCTGTGGTGATTCGCATACAGCAACGCATGGTGCTTTCGGATGTTTAGCACATGGTATTGGGACTTCAGAAGTTGAACATGTATTGGCAACCCAATGCTTGGTACAGAAAAAGTCGAAAAACATGTTGGTTCGTGTTGATGGTGTATTAGGCAAAGGCGTGACTTCGAAAGATGTTGTGTTAGCAATTATTGGCAAGATAGGCACTGCGGGTGGTACAGGTTATGCCATCGAGTTTGGTGGCCAAGTATTCCGTGATATGTCGATTGAAGGTCGTATGACCGTATGTAATATGGCGATCGAAGCGGGTGCTCGTGTTGGTATGGTTGCAGTCGATGACAAAACCATTGCCTATGTAAAAGACCGTAACTATGCACCAAAAGGCGAGCAATGGGATCAGGCGGTAGAATATTGGAATACCTTGCATTCGGATGATGATGCCATATTTGATGCCGTAGTGGTATTGAACGGTGCAGAGATTGAGCCGCAAGTGTCTTGGGGAACTTCTCCAGAAATGGTGATTCCTGTTTCGCAGGCAGTACCAACCTTAGAACAAGCCAAAGATGATGTCCAACGCAATGACTGGACCCGTGCTTATCAATATATGGGTTTAACTGCTGGTCAAGCTTTGGCTGATATTCAGTTAGATCGTGTTTTCATTGGCTCATGTACTAACTCACGTATTGAAGATATTCGTGCAGCTGCGGATGTGGTAAAAGGGCGCAAAGTAGCATCTAGCATTAAGCAAGCGATGATTGTGCCAGGTTCTGGTTTGGTGAAACAGCAAGCTGAACAAGAAGGTTTAGATCAAATTTTCTTGGCAGCAGGTTTTGAATGGCGTGAACCAGGTTGTTCAATGTGTTTGGCGATGAATGCTGATAAGTTGCAACCAGGTGAACATTGTGCTTCGACCTCTAATCGTAACTTTGAAGGTCGTCAAGGCAATGGCGGGCGTACCCATTTAGTGAGTCCAGCAATGGCGGCAGCTGCAGCGATTGCAGGCCATTTTGTTGACGTTCGTTCATTCTAA
- a CDS encoding DUF2061 domain-containing protein, with protein sequence MTRIKKFVHNNRRTFKKTLSYYIVHISVAMMVAYVITGNFWIAATLSLLEPTVQAFAFFFHEKIWNHFEFKLNKDTQQL encoded by the coding sequence ATGACTCGTATTAAAAAATTTGTACATAACAATCGTCGAACTTTTAAAAAAACTTTAAGTTATTATATTGTGCATATCAGTGTTGCAATGATGGTTGCTTATGTGATTACAGGAAACTTTTGGATTGCAGCGACCTTAAGTTTGCTTGAACCAACGGTACAAGCCTTTGCTTTTTTCTTTCATGAGAAGATTTGGAATCATTTCGAATTTAAATTAAATAAAGATACTCAACAGCTTTAA
- a CDS encoding LysR family transcriptional regulator translates to MNLAAFEAFVKVMETGSISIAAEQLFITQPAVTKRIHSLEDYFGVKLFESAGRGIQPTHAAHSLLPKVRTWLNELGEIHHTLSHEQAQVQGRLKIGTSHHIGLHHLAEPLKNFVQHYPQVTLDVHFVDSEQAHEQVLAGELELAFLTLPPVGDDRLKYVTIWNDPLVFVTAPFHPLAQQAQLKLEDLIAYPSLLPAAQTYTSQITLSEFEKNNLKPKITMSNNPLESIRMLVSIGLGWSVLPKTLVNQDLKQLDLKLDMQRQLGMVWHPARIQSKAAEELIRMMHVG, encoded by the coding sequence ATGAATCTCGCTGCTTTTGAAGCATTTGTAAAAGTCATGGAAACTGGTTCAATTTCCATTGCAGCAGAACAATTATTTATTACCCAACCCGCAGTCACCAAACGGATTCATAGCTTAGAAGACTACTTCGGGGTCAAGCTGTTTGAATCTGCAGGTCGGGGAATTCAGCCCACCCATGCAGCGCATTCTCTATTACCTAAAGTTCGTACTTGGTTAAATGAATTAGGGGAAATTCACCATACCTTAAGTCATGAACAAGCTCAGGTCCAAGGCCGCTTAAAAATAGGTACCAGCCACCATATTGGCTTACATCATCTAGCGGAACCACTTAAAAACTTTGTTCAGCATTATCCTCAAGTGACCTTAGATGTGCATTTTGTCGACTCTGAGCAAGCGCATGAACAAGTTTTGGCAGGTGAACTGGAACTGGCTTTTTTAACCTTACCACCCGTTGGAGATGATCGCCTTAAATACGTCACCATCTGGAATGACCCATTGGTTTTTGTTACTGCTCCGTTTCATCCTTTGGCTCAGCAAGCACAACTAAAACTCGAAGACCTGATTGCCTACCCAAGCCTTTTACCAGCAGCACAAACCTATACCAGTCAAATTACCCTTTCAGAATTTGAAAAAAACAACTTAAAACCGAAAATTACCATGAGCAATAATCCTCTTGAGTCAATCAGAATGCTGGTGTCGATTGGTTTAGGTTGGTCAGTTTTACCCAAAACTTTGGTCAATCAAGATTTAAAACAACTCGATTTAAAGCTGGATATGCAGCGTCAGCTCGGTATGGTTTGGCATCCTGCACGGATTCAATCTAAAGCGGCTGAGGAATTAATTCGAATGATGCATGTTGGCTAG
- a CDS encoding DUF2252 domain-containing protein, which translates to MSKPHIKLPKQLWTEQSIDLTRHRYQGKLLTKSEGFALGKSQRKRISREQLAQLSERPKEITALTLYDWSNEGRLERLKPIRAKRMSVSPFTFYRGMPALMLFDQVWEQSNSGLFQQICGDCHLSNFGGFASPERNLLFGINDFDETLVAPFEWDLKRLVTSFVIAAKDIGLGEEAGLKAIQRMLNAYITHLEQQIVLSPLQIWYEKIDATTLLEKTENQKVRKKLEKKVSTASRRDSSSILPKLTQQDEATGFRHFIDDEPLLWHPQTDEPFAEGVDAFFEKYRSTLKYDRQVLFDRYQCTDVALKVVGVGSVGTRSAIALFEDADREPLILQMKEANPSILTPLFLQKVSHEGERVVHGQQLMQAASDIFLGYSSAQQQDYLVRQLRDMKVSIDLAGMDDAFFQEYADSCGLALAHAHAKAGNADVLRGYLGEGDTIIKVLQEYALQYEARNLNDYQQFMHAIADAKIQLAGEDAL; encoded by the coding sequence ATGTCAAAACCACATATTAAATTACCAAAACAACTGTGGACAGAACAAAGCATTGATCTGACACGACACCGCTATCAAGGTAAGTTGCTGACCAAAAGTGAAGGTTTTGCTTTGGGGAAATCGCAACGGAAAAGAATTTCACGTGAACAACTGGCACAGTTATCAGAACGCCCAAAAGAGATTACAGCTTTAACCCTCTATGATTGGAGTAATGAGGGGCGCTTGGAGCGGCTAAAACCAATTCGTGCCAAGCGGATGAGCGTTTCGCCATTTACTTTCTATCGAGGGATGCCAGCTCTGATGCTATTTGACCAAGTTTGGGAGCAGAGCAATTCAGGCCTGTTTCAGCAAATTTGTGGCGATTGCCATTTGAGCAACTTTGGGGGATTTGCCAGTCCAGAGCGTAATCTGTTATTTGGTATTAATGACTTTGATGAAACATTGGTTGCGCCGTTTGAATGGGATCTAAAGCGCTTGGTGACCAGCTTTGTGATTGCCGCGAAAGATATAGGTTTGGGAGAGGAGGCTGGTTTAAAGGCAATTCAACGGATGCTAAATGCATATATCACTCATTTAGAACAACAAATCGTATTATCTCCTTTACAAATTTGGTATGAAAAAATTGATGCCACAACCTTATTGGAAAAAACTGAAAACCAGAAAGTCCGTAAAAAATTAGAAAAAAAAGTCAGTACAGCATCACGTCGGGATAGTTCTTCGATTTTACCAAAATTGACGCAACAGGATGAAGCCACAGGGTTTCGCCATTTTATTGATGATGAACCTTTACTTTGGCATCCTCAAACAGATGAGCCCTTTGCTGAAGGTGTGGATGCTTTTTTTGAGAAATATCGCAGCACACTGAAATATGATCGCCAAGTTTTATTTGACCGCTATCAATGTACTGATGTGGCTTTGAAAGTTGTTGGCGTGGGGAGTGTCGGGACGCGCTCAGCCATTGCCTTGTTTGAAGATGCGGATCGTGAACCTCTTATTTTACAGATGAAAGAAGCCAATCCTTCGATTTTAACTCCACTTTTTTTACAGAAAGTTTCACATGAAGGTGAGCGAGTGGTTCATGGTCAGCAATTGATGCAAGCAGCCAGTGATATTTTCTTAGGATATTCAAGTGCGCAACAACAAGATTATTTGGTTCGCCAACTGCGTGATATGAAAGTGTCTATTGATTTGGCTGGCATGGATGATGCTTTTTTTCAAGAATATGCGGATAGTTGTGGTCTGGCTTTGGCCCATGCACACGCCAAAGCAGGTAATGCTGATGTCTTGAGAGGGTATTTAGGTGAGGGTGATACCATTATCAAGGTACTGCAGGAGTATGCATTACAGTATGAGGCTCGTAACTTAAATGACTATCAGCAATTTATGCATGCGATTGCGGATGCTAAAATTCAGCTCGCTGGAGAGGATGCTCTTTAA
- a CDS encoding HAD family hydrolase, whose product MQLALFDLDHTLLNTDSDHSWGEFLVNEGLVDPVHHRQMNDKFYEDYKAGQLDPIAYNEFVFEFLTKHDNNYLTELHQLFMQKVIRPQMRPQGFDAIKRHQDLGHVLVGITATSDFITAPIFREFGITEIIATNAEVVDGQYTGKVTGIPCYQKGKLARLDQWLAGRSVNESWAYSDSINDRFLLEYATHAIAVNPDDRLEKLAQQQAWDIQDWSI is encoded by the coding sequence ATGCAATTGGCTTTGTTTGATTTAGATCACACCCTGTTAAATACTGACTCTGATCACTCTTGGGGTGAATTTTTGGTCAATGAAGGTTTGGTTGATCCAGTTCATCATCGTCAAATGAATGACAAGTTCTATGAGGATTATAAAGCAGGGCAACTTGACCCAATTGCCTATAACGAATTTGTTTTTGAATTTCTGACTAAACACGATAATAATTATTTAACTGAGTTACATCAGTTGTTTATGCAAAAAGTAATCCGTCCACAAATGCGTCCTCAGGGTTTTGATGCGATTAAAAGACATCAGGATCTAGGACATGTGCTGGTTGGAATTACCGCAACAAGTGACTTTATTACCGCACCGATTTTCCGTGAATTTGGCATTACTGAAATTATTGCAACCAATGCTGAAGTGGTGGATGGTCAATATACAGGCAAAGTGACTGGGATTCCGTGTTATCAAAAAGGCAAGCTCGCACGTTTAGATCAATGGCTGGCTGGGCGAAGCGTGAACGAGTCATGGGCTTATTCTGATTCAATTAATGATCGTTTCTTGCTTGAGTATGCCACGCATGCGATTGCAGTGAATCCAGATGATCGTTTAGAAAAACTGGCACAACAACAAGCTTGGGATATTCAAGATTGGTCAATCTAG
- a CDS encoding RNA pyrophosphohydrolase: MIDSEGFRPNVGIILANDDGQVLWAKRIGHNAWQFPQGGIQFGETPEQALFRELREEVGLLPEHVQIIAQTKGWLRYRLPHRYIRSDSDPVCIGQKQKWFLLKLTASPHHIQLNLSDPPEFDEWQWVSYWYPLGQVVNFKRDVYRKAMMELCLQLPQRQ; encoded by the coding sequence ATGATCGACTCAGAAGGTTTCCGACCCAACGTCGGGATCATTTTGGCAAACGATGACGGACAAGTTTTATGGGCAAAGCGCATTGGTCACAATGCTTGGCAATTTCCACAAGGAGGTATCCAATTTGGAGAAACCCCTGAACAGGCACTTTTTCGTGAACTGAGAGAAGAAGTCGGTTTATTGCCCGAACACGTCCAAATTATAGCGCAAACAAAAGGCTGGCTGCGTTATCGTTTGCCACATCGGTACATTCGGTCAGATTCAGATCCGGTATGTATTGGTCAAAAGCAAAAATGGTTTTTACTGAAATTAACGGCATCGCCTCATCATATTCAGTTAAACCTCTCAGACCCACCCGAATTCGATGAGTGGCAATGGGTGAGTTATTGGTATCCATTAGGTCAAGTGGTCAACTTCAAACGAGATGTTTACCGAAAAGCCATGATGGAGTTATGTTTACAACTACCTCAGCGACAATAA
- the ptsP gene encoding phosphoenolpyruvate--protein phosphotransferase, whose translation MSNMQLDTLRRIVQEINASVSLHDSLDIMVNHVADAMHVDVCSIYLLDERNRRYVLMASKGLKPEAVGTVSLSVGEGLVGLVGQREEIVNLDNAPKHERFAYLPETGEELFNSFLGVPVMYRRKVMGVLVVQNKESQDFSEAAESFLVTLCAQLSGVIAHAHAVGNIDVFRKPSNGPSYKTFQGVSGAGGVALGRAIVLYPPADLAAIPDREAEDISDELELLDQAIAAVRLEIQSLDEKMQDSLMSEERALFSVFLRMLDENALPSEIKDHIRVGSWAQGAVRKVIDKHVALFAQMEDDYLRERVSDLKDLGRRILACLQENDTSHRELSPDSILIGEEISTAALVELPVDNIAAIVTSEGAANSHMVIVARALGIPTVVGVTELPITTLDDIEMIVDAYQGRVFVNPPRRLRQRYKEVQKEEEQIAKDLKQYETKDAITPDGVSIPLFVNTGLMIDVVRGVQRGAKGVGLYRSEIPFMLRERFPGEEEQRAIYRQQLSHFANKPVIMRTLDIGADKDLPYFSIEEENSALGWRGLRFTLDHPEIFSAQIRAMLKASIGLNNLHILLPMVTSVSEVEEVLYLLERDWIAVQEEEQVKITKPKIGIMVEVPSVLLQIDEFAELVDFFSVGSNDLTQYLLAVDRNNPHVANVYSHFHPSVLRALKRLVQDCHIHQKPVSVCGEMAGDPLSAILLMAMGFNTLSMSSSNILRVRKAICHVPMTDAKKLLDDVLQMNNPLVIKSWLEHYFKTHGLADMVKSNRMLNV comes from the coding sequence ATGTCAAACATGCAACTCGACACGCTTAGACGCATTGTGCAAGAAATAAATGCGTCCGTCAGTTTGCATGATTCTTTGGATATTATGGTCAATCATGTGGCCGATGCCATGCATGTCGATGTTTGTTCAATCTACTTGTTGGACGAGCGTAATCGTCGTTATGTGCTCATGGCCTCTAAAGGCTTAAAACCTGAAGCTGTGGGTACCGTCTCACTCAGTGTTGGTGAAGGTCTGGTGGGACTGGTCGGTCAACGAGAAGAAATCGTTAACTTAGACAATGCACCCAAACACGAACGTTTCGCTTATTTACCCGAAACAGGTGAAGAGCTATTTAACTCTTTCCTTGGTGTGCCTGTCATGTACCGCCGTAAGGTGATGGGTGTTTTAGTCGTTCAAAACAAAGAGTCTCAAGATTTTAGTGAAGCTGCTGAATCCTTTTTAGTGACGCTTTGCGCGCAGCTTTCAGGTGTTATTGCCCATGCACATGCGGTAGGAAATATTGATGTATTCCGCAAACCCAGCAATGGTCCTAGCTATAAAACCTTCCAAGGTGTTTCAGGTGCTGGCGGTGTCGCTTTAGGTCGTGCCATCGTGTTGTACCCTCCTGCTGACCTTGCTGCGATTCCAGATCGTGAAGCAGAAGACATTAGCGATGAATTAGAATTATTGGATCAAGCTATTGCTGCGGTACGTTTAGAGATTCAGTCCTTAGACGAGAAAATGCAAGACTCACTGATGTCCGAAGAACGTGCCTTATTTAGCGTGTTCTTGCGCATGTTGGATGAAAATGCTTTACCAAGTGAAATTAAAGACCATATTCGTGTCGGTAGTTGGGCTCAAGGTGCTGTACGCAAAGTCATCGATAAACATGTTGCGCTGTTTGCACAAATGGAAGATGACTACCTGCGTGAACGCGTCTCTGATCTGAAAGACCTCGGTCGTCGAATTTTGGCTTGCTTGCAAGAAAATGATACCAGCCACCGTGAACTCAGCCCTGACAGTATTTTGATTGGAGAAGAAATCAGTACTGCAGCCTTAGTTGAGCTCCCTGTAGATAATATTGCTGCGATAGTGACCTCAGAAGGTGCCGCCAACTCTCATATGGTGATCGTGGCACGTGCTCTCGGTATTCCAACTGTAGTCGGCGTGACTGAATTACCCATCACCACACTTGATGATATCGAGATGATTGTCGATGCCTATCAAGGACGTGTCTTCGTCAATCCACCGCGTCGCCTACGTCAACGTTATAAAGAAGTACAAAAAGAAGAAGAGCAAATTGCTAAAGATTTGAAACAATACGAAACCAAAGATGCGATTACGCCTGATGGTGTATCAATTCCTTTATTCGTCAATACAGGCTTGATGATTGACGTTGTTCGTGGTGTACAACGTGGTGCCAAAGGTGTCGGTTTATATCGCAGTGAAATTCCTTTCATGCTACGTGAACGTTTCCCTGGTGAAGAAGAACAACGTGCTATCTACCGTCAACAGTTGAGTCATTTTGCGAACAAACCTGTGATTATGCGTACCCTCGATATTGGTGCGGATAAAGATTTGCCTTACTTTAGCATTGAAGAGGAAAACTCAGCATTGGGCTGGCGTGGCTTACGCTTTACCCTAGATCATCCTGAAATTTTCTCTGCGCAAATTCGTGCGATGCTGAAAGCCAGCATTGGTCTAAATAATTTGCATATCCTATTGCCGATGGTGACCAGCGTCAGTGAAGTCGAAGAAGTACTGTATCTGTTAGAACGTGACTGGATTGCGGTACAAGAAGAAGAGCAAGTCAAAATCACCAAACCAAAAATCGGGATTATGGTTGAAGTACCAAGCGTACTTTTACAGATCGATGAATTTGCTGAATTAGTCGACTTTTTCTCGGTGGGTTCTAACGATTTGACCCAGTATTTACTGGCTGTGGATCGTAATAACCCACATGTTGCCAACGTCTATTCGCACTTCCATCCATCCGTACTACGTGCCTTAAAACGTTTGGTTCAAGACTGTCATATCCATCAAAAACCAGTTAGCGTTTGTGGTGAAATGGCGGGGGATCCATTATCAGCAATTCTACTCATGGCAATGGGCTTTAATACCCTTTCAATGAGTTCGAGCAATATTCTCAGAGTACGCAAAGCGATTTGCCATGTACCAATGACTGATGCAAAGAAACTATTGGATGATGTGTTACAAATGAATAATCCACTGGTGATTAAAAGCTGGCTTGAACATTATTTTAAAACACATGGTCTTGCCGACATGGTCAAATCTAATCGTATGTTGAATGTCTAA